A window of Bombina bombina isolate aBomBom1 chromosome 5, aBomBom1.pri, whole genome shotgun sequence genomic DNA:
GGTGCTAATGCAGCTGGTGATTTGAAGCTGAAGCCTATGATGATCTACCATTCTGACAATCCCAGGGCTCTGAAAAACTATGCTAAATCTAGCCTGCCTGTTTACTACAAATCAAACACTAAAGCCTGGATGACTGCAAGTCTATTTACAACATGGTTTACAGATTATTTTAAACCCACAGTTGAAGCCTACTGCaaggaaaaaaaaattccttttaaaatTTTAATGCTTACTGACAATGCACCTTCTCACCCACGAGCATTAATGGAAATGTACAATGAGATTCAAGTTGTTTTCTTGCCTGCAAACACCACATCTATTCTTCAGCCTATGGATCAGGGAGTGATTGCAACCTTCAAAGCATATTATTTGAAGAAGACATTTACTGCTGCTATAACTGCCTTAGATAGCGATGCATCTGATGGTGCTACACAGAACAAATTAAAAGCCTTCTGGAAAGGATTTACAATTCTAGATGCTATTAAAGCAATTAGAGATTCCTGGAATGAAGTTTCAGAATCAGCATTGAGACGTGTGTGGAAAAAGCTAATCCCCACCTTTATGGATGATGTTCCCGGCCTTGAGACTTCGGTAGAGGAAGTCAATGCTAGCGTTGTGGACATGGCTAGACAACTGGAACTAGAAGTGGAGCCTGAAGATGTTACAGAATTGCTTGCATCTCATGACCAGCCATTGACAGATGAAGATTTGATTATGATTGAAGAGCAAAGAAGACTGTTTCTTGAAACTGATGGTTCTACTGATGAAGACCCAGTTTGCATTAGGGAAATGCCAACAAAAGAATTAGAGGAATATGTCAATTTAATTGAAACGGGTTTGGCAGGTTTGGAGCAGATTGATGGCAATTTTGAAAGAAGTTCTTCAGTTAATAAAATTGTGTCAAATGGAATTGCATGTTATAAAGAAATACTTCGAGAAAGGAAGCGTCAGTCCATGAAGCAAACTTCTTTGCTATCATattttaataaagtcccacagccaTCATCATCACCTTCAACATCAAGACCTGATGAATCTTTGTCAAGTTCTCCACCTTCAAAACTGATTTGCATTGAAAACTCAGATGATGAATCATAAGCAAAGATAAGCAATAAAGCACATACCACTGTATTGTACTACATGTTGTACTGTACAgtacctgtatacagtatatgtatccctttctactgtctgcataactgaatacagtagtgtactgtcttttgttgttattaaaactaaacttagcactattgcacacctatatatgttatttcaaacatgtttttaagcttgtaaacacactggcaagtgaaaaacaagtaaaaaatgcattgactcactttaagtcggttttcactttacagcggggctccggtccctaacccgctgtatgagcggggtatacctgtatgtaatcAAGTCTGCTGTACGTTTTGTTCGGATGTGAGAAGAAGGTGTTGTCTTTTTTATCAGTATGTATTAGACGCCATGTGTCGTATAGGGTTAGCTCTTTTAAATTTTTCCACAAGTATGTGGTGGTTTTCTTTGAGACCGAAATATTGGGGTTGGAACTATCCTTCATTGGTTGAAGAGGGAGGTTGAAGTCCCCAGCCAGAAACACTGGGCCAGTTGCTAAATCCAGTATTTTCTTGAACATAGTTCGGAAAAAAGGCAACTGTTTGGAGTTTGGGGCATATGCGTTCACTAATGTTAAAGGGCGACCGTACAGCTGTCCTGTCAGTCCTAAAAACCTGCCGTCCCGGTCTCTATCTATACGGGTCACTGAAAATGGGAGGTCCTTTTTAATTAATATGCTAACTCCGGCTTTCTTATTAGGCCCTGAACTATGAAAATGTAAGGCATATGCTTTCCCAAAATATTTCGGTTCTTTTTTTAATTGAAAGTGGGTCTCTTGCAGAAACACTATATCTACTTGTCTCTTGACTAAATCTGAAAGGGCTTTAGAACGTTTAGATGGCAAATTTAACCCCTTGGCATTTTGTGTTAAAAGGGTCAGATGATGTCTGGTGTTACCTTTGAATTGTGTCATATCTACCTACTTGTGGCGCTGAAATTATCAGGAGTGCGGCATGGTACCTGGTACAGAGTCTGAAAAATATCACTGTGTGAAATCCATTTCCTAGAAGATAAAGAACATCAGTACAAACATAGTAAACAATATTAACAATGaacatatataaagaaaaactaAAAGGGCATATTAAATTAGGATTCGGATCTCTCGTCCTAAATAGGGCATACTGAGAGTGTTTAATAGGGGTGCGAACTACAAACCCTATTGACATTTCTATAAAAATATCACACAGTCTGGTAAATATGCAAGATAGATGATACATTCTAACGTATCTGTAACTAACTATTTTAGGGGGGAGGGGAGTGGTTTGGCAGTATAGCATCATAGGAAAATATAGACATTATAGCACTTTCAGAAAATTTTATCTCATGTGGTTGCCATACTTCTATTATAAGGAAGGCGGATTTGTAGGATTCAAGATGTATTAGATGACTAATAGCAAACTAAAGATAATTTAAGCAAACTTTAGATATTCAGTGCAAACATAGGTAAAGTACTTGCTGCCATGCTGTAACCCCAGCATGCAGGAATGAAGATCCACATATTTTAGGGTAAGTTAGCAAGAGTGTCTCAGGTAGATGAGCCGGGCTTGGTTGGTGAGGTTGTCACAGATTTTCCCTTCTTTGCGACAACCGTGCCAGCTTGATATCATCTCGCTTGGTCGTTTGTTGGGAGGTTGTAAAGAACCATTCACAGCCGGAGGTTCAATAGGGTCAAGTCCCAAGGATGAACAGAAGTCTGGAATGTTCTCCGGTGTTCTACAGATTAATCTAGTGTTGTTCCTAAGGACCCATATCTGtgctgggaatccccatctatagggaatcttTTTGTTTCGGAGTAATGTTGTTAGTTGCGAGAATTATTTTCTTCTTTGTAAGGTCTCATATGACAAATCCTGATAAAACTGGAGTACAGTTCCTCTAAATCTTATCGGTTGGTTCTTGTGGGACTGATTTAATATCATTTCTTTGTCTAAAAAGTTTTGAATCTAATAATGATGTCCCTAGGTGGGGCTGTATCAGGGTTTAGGGCGGAGTGCACGGTTTGCTCTCCCATTGTATGTCCGTTGTGTGGGATGTTTCCTTTACATGCTGGAACAAGGCTGGCAAGTATACCGGAAAGTCTCGTGGTAGTACGTCTTCAGGAACTCCCCTGANNNNNNNNNNNNNACAAGAAAAAACGAGGCGTTAATTCATGGATGGAGAATTTGTATGCATTTTCCACTTTGCAGTGTCGTGGAAAGGACATTTACTTCATCTGACACCCAATGACTTTTTAGGAAAGTGACGTATGTGACACTGCATCCTGTAGCGTTACAAAAAGAAAGTCAAAACAGACTCTTGGCACCTCTGGTAAAGTTTCAGtgcagatattaaagggatattgtgtttaaaaaaatgcattcatATGAAAAAAGGAACATTTTTTAAACAGAGTTTTTTGCATTATATGTAAAGTAaaagtattattttattaaaaactgaaaataatacaGTAGTACTCCCCTACAATCGTGCGAATGGTTACTTCCTTCTACTGCTCATTGGCTAGTATGAACAAAGAGTTTTTTATCCAATGATCATTCGTAGCAAGCACTGTTAGCCAATGGACATTAGTAGCAAGCACCTATggccaataaacattttttaagtacATAGCTGAGTATACTGCTATTTaattttcaatttatatttaaaacagATTATGCTTCATATGTATAaggcagaaataaataaatattctgaacACTGTGTTTTCATCTTAATTATAGAAAATGTTGGAGTACTATATCATTTAATAAGGGGCGTTAGAATGATAAATAACTTCCTACTAAAGCATTCAAATATTGCATCATGTGTATGCAAAAGGGCAGCTAGGTGAACATAAGGCTCTTATTTAAAAGAGGAGGATGTTTTTAAATAAAGGTCTTACATCCTAAATATATTTTGGGGCAAGAAGgtggctacccccacccccccccctctgattttgttcccttaaagggacagtctacaatagaattgtttttgttttaaatgataatcagttatattaatatactttttacctctgtgattacctgtatctagcatcttctgacagccctctgatcacttgattgttttatttattatctactgacttgcatttagtactgtgttgtgccaactcttaaagggacactgaacccatattttttcttttgtgattcagatagagcaagcgattttttaaacaactttctattttactcctattagcaaattgtcttcattctacatggtatctttatttgaaaagcaaagacTGTAAGTTCTATAAgtcggcccgtttttggtgaacaacctgggttcttcttgCTGACTTGATGTATAAATCTACCCACCTGCTGTccagggttctcaaccaaaattagctggcttcttagcttagatgccttctttttcaaataaagatagcagagaacaaagaaaaattgataataggagtaaattagaaagttgctctaaaattgcacactctatctgaatcacacaaaaatgtgggttcagtgtccctttaaataatactctCGGgctagtgaacacaatgttatctatatggcaaacatgatactagcagtctcctgttgtgaaaagcaaataaatatgCATGTGATAAGTGGTtgtctgtaatggcttagaaataggcagacatttagaggtttaaacttttataaagttttatgaataaaacaatgttggttgtgcaaagctgtggaatgggtagtaaaggtgtttatctatctttttaaacaacaacaatttttgtgatagactgtccctttaaaggaattattatataaattattacactagattttatctttgcataaatgttttgtagatgatctatttatatagccctggctacagctttttttttttattataaaagtatagttttttttaataatattgccccctgattttcagactcctaaccaagcccccaaagttttaggagaatactgatgtatgctACTCCAGCttgattctgtttgtgtaaagagtcttttcatatgcagaggaagggggagggaagttctgcttttttttgctatagaactacttgcagtgggtgtttcagctAAACCTttacaacagtgctaaattgggagcttctaagtacgtttttaaactgttttatactggattttagatcagtatctgtgcatattattctttatagtagtgtctattacatgcagttatatgaaaatgtgtgtatactgccCTTTAAACCTATGTTTCCTCCCAGGTGATCTCTGTGATTGTCACCTAGAGACAAGTGAAGATTGCCCTGTCCTGTTATAATGGTTAGATGGGGACCCTATGAAGTTGTTAAGGCCCAGAACATAAAAAAGTAACAATACAGCCATGAGGCGCACATTTCAAAGATAAAAATGACCCCTTTTTTatgaggtatgtgtgtgtatatatatatatatatatatatatatatagtatatatgtgtgtatgtgtgtgtgtatatatgtgtgtgtgtgtatatatattatatatctatgtgtgtgtgtatatatgtgtgtgtatatatattatatatatatatatatatatatatatgtgtgtgtatatatgtgtgtatatatattatatgtgtgtgtgtatatatatgtgtgtaggtatgtgtggttgttatgatatataatatatatattttatatatggtgtgtgtgtgtatatgtgtgtatatatatgtgtgtgtgtttatatgtgtgtgtatatatatatgtgtgtggtgtatatatgtgtgtgtatattatatatattatatatattatatatatatataatgtgtgtgctgtgtgtatatatatatgtgtgtgttgtatatatatatatatatatatatatatatatatatatttatatatatatatatatatatatgtgtgtgtatacaggtagccctcagtttacgcggggttaggttccagaagaatgGTTGTAAttgaaacgttgtaaattgaaaccccagtttataatgtagtcagtgggaagtgaggagATAGGTttccaggcccatctcaaaattgtcataagtaccacctaatacattatttttaaagctttgaaatgaagactttaaatgctaaactgcattataaacctaacaaaataatcacacaaacacagaatatataattaaactaagttaaatgaacaaaaacatttgctaaacagcattataaacctattaaaataatcacacaacacagacttcacttgcatttttctgcaaacagttctttctatgcattccaatctggactgatttatagacaggaagatcttgttcctttgaaatctgctcgatagttcaggtctggttaaattgattaatttcagcttgcttggcgttgctgcaacacaagcgcggACAGCTccactactggctattttaataaatgcactgcttatcaatgctttgcaatagcagtcacatgactggaaaaaaaggttgttattctgaaacggttgtaaattgaaccgttgtaaaactagGGCACCTGTATatcatgtgtgtaggtatgtgtgtgtatatgtgagtgtgttgtGTGGTGTATGATGTATTTAGAGAACAGAGGCTTGTTTATAGACCCTGTGTACAGAACATTTGAGATTGCCGTTTATGGCAATCCCCTACCAATGGCAGTGGCAGGAGTCCCTTTCTTTCCAGCATAGAGTTTCATTCTGTTCTGTGCGTTTCGGTTAGCGAGACAGTAGTCCTccactaacatagtaacatagttcaATAGTAATAATAAGTTGAAAAAGGCTTAAGTCCaatccagtttaaagggacactgaaccccacatttttctttcatgattcggatagagaatacaattttaaacatcattccaatttacttctattatctaatttgcttcattctttagatatcctttgttgaagaaatagcaatccacatgggtgagccaaccacaTGAGGCATtcaccagccaccaatcagcagctgctgagcctatctagatatgcctttcagcaaaggatatcatgagaattaagtaaatttgataatagaagtaaattaaaaagttgtttataatggcaTTCTttttctaactcatgaaagaaaaaatggtgcTTCGTGTCCATTTAACCTTTTACACCTTCCAATAGGAATTTCCAATAGTGcctcaaaggtaaaaaaaaaaaatccttgttgACTCCAAAGTAGCAATCAAATTTCTAATTGAATGTCCCTCTAGATAAAACCATGGAAAAATAGGGTCTTCAAAAAAGCATCACttgccataaaaaatatatatatatattgattgtggaaAGTTCCCTGTACTTTAGGGGGAGCACTCATTTGAAAGAAGAAAACCATGATTTTGGTTCATGTTAGTGTTTAGGATTCAGGTTAGGggctatggttaaagggacactgaacccaaatttttttcttcaggatttagatagaggcATGTAAttttagcaactttataatttactccttttatcattttttcttctttctcttgctatctttatttgaaaaaagaagcatctaagctattttttgttgaGAACCCTGGAcaacccttgtttattggtgggtgaatttatccaccaatcagcaagaacaacacaggttgttcaccaaaaattgggaccggcatctaaactaacatttcttgttttttaaataaagatgccagagaatgaagaaaatttgataataggagtgaattagaaagttgctttaaattgcgatgctctatctaaatcacaaaagaaaaaaattgggttcagtgtccctttaagttttagacaTTGATTAGGGCCTATTATTTTGATTAAAGTTAGTActagggtttttatattttggatatagTTAGGTCCagagtttaatttttaattaattaatttttggtcAAGGTGATAGTTATGGTTTAGGTTAACCCTTTGTATGTCACTGCTAATCATTCCTCTCCTTCTCCAGTTTCCATGGGTTTAATAAGAGACCACACACATGCAATTAGATGCACACACTTATATTTTCACAGCCATGTTGCCTTCAATGACCACACCAATCTTTTAAGAACCCATAACCATAAaaagatgtgtatatacataataaaaccaataaatataaacacatgaaataaaatgtaaaaaaacatgtcAGTTGTTGTTCATAAACAGAATATcttatgcacacatacaaaaagaacagtgtatatattttttttaagaaatgggtaTAATGTACATTGTTATAATTTAAGGAAAATGTTGTTATCCTTGGGAGAAATCTGGTATTTAACAGGGTCAAGCTTGCAGTGCTGATGCTATCACAGAATATTTGGATTTTTCATATAACTATTTCCTAAGGGGAGCCACGCAGACGTCAGATTTGCGGTTTGCACTTCACATAACAGTGCTCATAAACTGAACTGCATAACCCATTCCAaccaaaataaacctaaaaaatagaGAAGGAAGGAAAAAGGCAAAAAATAACTAACTTCAACTCTTCTCCTGTTTCCACCACACATTACTCTACCCTATGGGTTTATTTTTCTGttaataatgtgtatttattttgacaGCTGACAAGCTATACCCCCCTCTAAGATCTGATACAGTATTTGAAGACACTCTGCATAAAAGTCATAGAATGCAAATTACAATGATTATATTTCACTTATAAAATGATTAGTTGTAGCACATAATTAGCAGTGCTAATGACTGTTTTCCTACCAATTATGTCAGTGTTACAGAATGGGCTTGTAAGCAAGCTAATACAAAGCTTACAAAGGGGGCAACACAATGGGACACCCTCTGCATCTTCACATTTTATTCTCCCTTTACATCTGACCTGGAGAATTGGGAGGGGGGGTTGTTTGAGTTTCAGCTTCCCAAGAGTTTGCTGAGCTACACAGCAACCTGAGAAATCCTTAACTTTTACAGGAGGGTGGTACTGCCCCCTACACACCCCCACCCATGATCCTAAAAATGCTTGTTTCTGTGATTTGAGTAATTACATCCTCAGCGTGAGTCCCATACAAGCGCTAAATGAAACATCAGCacatcaattaaaaaataaacactctTTTCTTACTGTAAGACAGCCCCCTGGGACGTCCTAACAAGCGTAAATTAACCTGCCAAGCTCCTTGCCTATCTTATTATGATGGCTTCATTTAAGGTGGTATAAAGACAGATAATAACTAACGACTTTTTTATATAGATTGTACCGGAAATAGAGAGCTACAGCAGCACATCTGGAGTTAGCACTCTCAAGAGGCTGCAACCCGGGGTATAAACAAATCATTTAACACAATTACTACacatctgcatgtgtgtgtatatatatgtaaatatatatatatatatatatatatatatatatatatatatatatatatatatattgtgcaaatgtGAATATTCTATGAAGAGTACTGTTTGTGAATGTCAACAGTAGGTTATAATGACTCTTTACGTTTTTAAATACTGAGAGAATAGTTATATACTGCTGAGAGAATAGTTATATACTGCTAGACAGGCTACCTGGCATGATTGAATCCGTGACAATAAACCCCCTGGAGTGCAGACTCTTGTTTTTTGCACTTGTGTTAATGATGTGTTGGTTCTGCACTgtgatttccttttttcttttttttttttttgctgttatgAAACACCTGTTTGGTTTACATAGACATATTTAGCTATAAAGACAGACATGTTAAACGtagacagacaaacatacatacagacagacagatagatagagatagatagatagatagatagatagatagatagatagatagatagatagatagatagatagatagatagatagatagatatagatagatgatagatagatagatagatagatagatagatagatagatagatagatagatgatagatagatagatagatagatagatagatagatagatagatagatagatagatagatagatagatagatagatagatagatagatagatagatagatagatagatagatagatagatagatagatagatagatagatgatagatagatagatgatagatagatgatagatagaagtgatagatagatagatagatagatagatagatagatagatagatagatagatagatagtagatagatagatagatagatagatagatgatagatagatagatgatagatagatagatagatagatagatagatagatagatagatagatagatagatgatagatagatagatagatagatgatagatataaagacagacagacacagatagatagatagatagatagatagatagatagatagatagatagatagatagatagatagatgatagatagatagatagatagatagatagatagatagatagatagatagatagatagatgatagacagatataaagacagacaggacagacagacagacagacagacagatagatgatagatagatagatagatagatagatagatagatagatagatagatagatgaatgacagaattataaaataaagtaatcTAAATGCAAACTAAAGTTGCAAGAATAAATTAAATTATGTGTTTCTATAAACTTCAGATAAGTATTTTTGTTGTACACAGACACAATCAGGGAATAGTATTTTCATACATGAGAAACACGATCTGCATAAATACATCAGTGTCCAGATGTGTAAAATAAGTATATACCAGTCTAAAGTTCACATTAAGCCATTTTTTTGCAAAATCTCTCTAGATATACTATCCACTAACTTTGATGATAAGCAAACAATGCAATGAAGACAATATCTTAACTTGCAGTCAATATCCTTTGatggtcagttttattttaaagtattgACAACCTGGAAAGAAAATAAAACTGACCTTGTTTAAGAGATTAATTTATAGCTCCTGCTAATCTCATCTGTCAATGATTGATTCATTAGTTTAATGATTAATTGACCTATCAGGTAGCTTAGTAATGTCATTATAGATTGTAAGGCAGCTTTATGCCTTAGGCAAGGTCTAACCGAGGCAAAAATTCCACAAGTgaaaatcatcttttcttattcttCATTATAATGTTACAATACAAATGACgattaatacacatttttataccaTAACAATAAGTTTAAACACCAATTGTAAATACTATTACCCCTGAAAAAATAACACATCATGAAAATAAACGACTGCTCTACAAACGTTTAATGTGATTCAGTGGAAAAAACTACTATTTACAGTCTAAATAACATAAAGGTGACTTTTCCCTGTACCAGAAGAAATGCTTGAGTATTTTTTTCTCCAACTTGTCATATTGCATATTTCCTGTAAGGGTATTATTTTCATAGAGTTAGCTTTGAAAGACCTGTGGTGCATTGGGAGTTACTGAGGTTTTTGTTACAATTCCAGCTGTTTTCTGCAGGCTCAATCATTTGTGGTCTTTTTTTTTAAGACTCTCTACTAAAACTActaaacataaatatttttaatcaaaTGCATGAATATTTAAACAGAAGAGGAGGGTTTGCACTGATAGGTATGTATTTAGAGCACTAAGCTTTCAGGACCAATTCCACATGTCCATTATAGGGGCCAATACACCATATACAATGTTTTCATTTCATTTGCATGTGTCTTGTTTACAGCGCCTGAACTACAATGCATTGATGGATTGGATCAATTATCCGACTGTTTAGTCTTAAAAGATGTGCATATGCTTCatggtttttgtattttatatcatttttgtgTATTTGTGATATAGTTTATATGACTGAAATAAATCTACACAAGGAAAAAAACTCATACCATATGGTatcatattgtttttaatatatatatatatatatatatatatatatatctatatatatatatatatatattcaagtaaCAGTTGCACTCTGAGTTTGACTCACAGCAATCGTtaatgcgtatgtatatatatatatatatatatatatatatatatatatatatatatatatatatatatacgcacacacttaAAGTGTTTCAAACATCAGACCAACCCATTTTATTGAACTTATGgtataatacattatttatatagcaGCTACTTTGAGATATAGAAAGAAACAATTTGGTACTTAAaaacagtaaataataataataataataataataataataataaaattgccaTAAAGCTAAGAACCTTCTAATGATACATAATAACAAGCCATCTATTGGAGTCACATCTTGTATCACTGCATGTAGTGCAAATGTAACTGTAGCTATATTTTCATACAAAGttattatttgaatatattttatgtttttcgtTCATTCACTATAAGGTTCTGTGTATGCATCTAACTTTATCAATTTTCTAAAGTCCCAGACTATCTGTCTACAGTCATGTGACTTCATTTACCATAAATAAACACATGCAATGCTGCACACACTTAATTGCTAGTAAAAGTAAATGTAttgattttatgtctctttaaatgcagGGCTGTCCTCTAACAAAACAAGATCATACACAGTCAATAACTGGAATAGTATAGGGTGCCAATATTTTAGTTTATGGTCCCTGCATCTTAGCTAAACAATAAATATCTGGAACAACTTGTTTAACTCATTGGTTgccagttgaaagtaaaacattttagcCCTCTGGCACCTAAGGGTTAGAATGTTGATTGTGTTAGAGTCCAGGAGAAATTGCAGCTGTATTTGCAACACTCAGGGAGTTAATCTATGGGACGCTGATTGCTTGAGGTTCAGTAAATACATCAAGCTAATTATGGCAGCCTCCTTAATAAACTACATCCCTGTACAAAACGCTTGTGCTGCTGCATAACAATGCCCGCTGGTAAACATAGCAGGGCCACCTTTACAAAGCCTGATTGCTTTAGGCAGCAGCCCCACCTCCTTACGGTGAGATCAGTGGATTGGTCTGGGGGTGGGAACTCTGTGCTCCTGATATAAATATTCATTACAGTTGCTACCGAGCACAACTCAAGGCTACACAGAGGCAACATAGTGCGTGTGAATGATCTGTAGATTGTGCCAACTGCTTGTGCACAACTCCACAAAGTGCTGGATCCGCAGGCGCAGCTGTCAGACGTGGGGTTTACAGTATTGGGGACAATCTGATAAACTTACTTGGGACTTTTCGAGTTTGCAGCACTGAATGAATCTGCAGCCTAAATGCGAGTGATTGACAGAGGATGACGTTTCGGCTGTGATTTACCGAGGAGGATACAGCTGCCCCAGCACAGGACTAAGCAGCCTCTGCAGTGATTGCGTCCCCCAGTCCCAGGCATGGAGAGCAGCTACTGGCTGTGCCTCTCTGTACTGGGCTGCCTGCTGGCTACACGGGGCGAGAGGTGCTGCTGCCAAGGAGCTAACGTGCCAGGAAATCACCGTGCCCCTCTGCAAGGGCATCGGCTACAACCACACCTATATGCCCAAACCAGTTCAACCACGACACGCAGGACGAGGCTGGCTTAGAGGTGC
This region includes:
- the LOC128661422 gene encoding tigger transposable element-derived protein 1-like, whose protein sequence is MPGFKAAKDRLTLLLGANAAGDLKLKPMMIYHSDNPRALKNYAKSSLPVYYKSNTKAWMTASLFTTWFTDYFKPTVEAYCKEKKIPFKILMLTDNAPSHPRALMEMYNEIQVVFLPANTTSILQPMDQGVIATFKAYYLKKTFTAAITALDSDASDGATQNKLKAFWKGFTILDAIKAIRDSWNEVSESALRRVWKKLIPTFMDDVPGLETSVEEVNASVVDMARQLELEVEPEDVTELLASHDQPLTDEDLIMIEEQRRLFLETDGSTDEDPVCIREMPTKELEEYVNLIETGLAGLEQIDGNFERSSSVNKIVSNGIACYKEILRERKRQSMKQTSLLSYFNKVPQPSSSPSTSRPDESLSSSPPSKLICIENSDDES